A window of the Cannabis sativa cultivar Pink pepper isolate KNU-18-1 chromosome X, ASM2916894v1, whole genome shotgun sequence genome harbors these coding sequences:
- the LOC115713858 gene encoding uncharacterized protein LOC115713858, whose protein sequence is MSKMRSVKKPPLAKSPTRIRPSRIPQQNTTTQTPPGSLKPIPNQYSEDSGYHTISREFWALAKQVRVEFGNEAENLKLKTGALSNPSSSVIFERGRFYDEYSARRNERLRRKMGIQTGEVRSVSKSTQNLGVNFESAKKTSASTSKKIGSLRKSISAAYSAEKTMETPRYMLRSMSKENKKPPLPLYSEKSAIPIGARRVKKI, encoded by the exons ATGTCGAAGATGAGGTCGGTCAAGAAACCTCCGCTTGCGAAATCGCCCACCAGGATTCGACCCAGCCGGATTCCCCAACAGAATACCACCACCCAAACACCTCCTG GTTCTCTGAAACCGATCCCTAATCAGTATTCTGAAGATTCTGGTTACCACACGATTTCGCGTGAGTTTTGGGCTCTAGCGAAGCAGGTTCGAGTCGAATTCGGAAACGAGGCGGAGAATCTCAAGCTCAAGACTGGAGCTTTATCAAATCCGAGTTCGAGTGTGATATTCGAAAGGGGTCGATTTTACGATGAGTACTCTGCTAGAAGGAATGAAAGATTGAGAAGGAAAATGGGTATTCAAACAGGTGAGGTGAGGAGTGTTAGTAAGAGCACGCAGAATCTGggtgttaattttgaatctGCTAAGAAAACTAGTGCTAGTACTTCGAAGAAGATTGGGAGCTTGAGGAAATCGATCTCGGCGGCTTATTCGGCGGAGAAGACGATGGAAACTCCAAGGTATATGTTGCGAAGCATGAGCAAGGAGAACAAGAAACCACCATTGCCTCTCTACTCAGAGAAATCGGCCATTCCCATTGGAGCTCgaagagtcaagaaaatctaa